Part of the Diprion similis isolate iyDipSimi1 chromosome 4, iyDipSimi1.1, whole genome shotgun sequence genome is shown below.
TGTTCAAAATGTtggtatcaaaaaatttgtagacaacagaaaagaagaaagtatatatattcaatCTGCCTGTATTGGAAAAATCTATGAGCAAGAATAATGTCAGAACATGTGAAATCAAGTTTGAATGAAGAGAACAGTgtatggaataatggaatcaTTTCAATGATTGAAGAGCTAGTTAGTAAGTCTCAAATACAAAGACATGTTACAcaagtttttacttttttctagcCAATTCCAAAATCATTCATCTAACTCACCTTATTGGCTTCGGCGCAGTATCCTTGTAGAAACTGTGTGCATATTGGGGTGTTGGGTGAAACCTTGACATGAAGATAAGGGCATTGATCACGATTGCAGCAACCCTCCAGAAAATATTTGCAGGTGGGCATCTTTTCAGGGCAGACAGCGTGCGACATCGGGCAGTTATCTAGCAAGCATTTCCCCTGTAGAAAACTAAAGCCACGTTTAAATTTCAGTTGGTGTCAAAAGGAATAGGGTCTTGATGGTAAAGTATTCATGACAATTTTGTTGCAACGTGTTTTTCCGTTAACTTATAAGAATATACGTGAAgagattaaaaaacaaaaacactaTATGTATGATGAAACAACAAGCAAACTGAGTGACGATAGTACAACTTGCGAAATGTGGTAAAAATAAgcacagtttgaaaaaattaaatagaaaccaaaaattaatttactttcTACAAAGTGCAACTTGTTTCTTGTCGTGCAGTCTAGGGCAGGTACTCTTCACCTGACCGGCACAATACCCAAACTTTTGGAATATCAAACAGGGCTGATTATTCTTACGCATCTTATTTCTCAAGATTTGTATACTCCGCTGCTTGACCTTGGTACTGAAAGTAAAGTTTAACAGGTATCAGTTGAATATCTTTTTGTGAAAATCCATTAGAGCAAAAAGTTGCAtcattaattacaattacCTAATACTGCGTTTCGTGTGTGCCCTCACTAAAACATTGGGTGCTCTTTCTACAAAAGTCATCCCGCCAATATCGACTCGGGACACTGGATTGGGACGCTTTAAATTTCCAGAGTTATTCCCAGATGTGCACAACCTACGAAGTTTCTTACCATTGCTAGCCATCACAAATCGATCACCTTTAACGTTTATTATACAACGTTTTCCTGAAATTGTTACATGAccaagtgaaaaaaacaataatctaaaaaaatttataaacaataatcTAAAAAgttcagaaataataaaatatcagaaGTTTCacttaaaacaaaaatgagcaaTTAAGAAGAACTGCAATTATTATACTCTTTGATGGTTGTGGTTCGTTTCGGCTGCGGACCAGTTGGTTTCTTGAagatttgtataatattccACCAATCCGCACTAAACCAGTCGTAGAACCCCTGAAAAGAGATAATTTGTAGAAATATTAATGTTCAAAGATAatctgtgtaaaaaattagcaaGCACTTACGATGCCTTTTTATTTGCAAGATTGACGCTACTTTTGCCAATGGACAATCTCTTCTTAACTTTTTGAAGATGGGTTCGATCAATCTTGTATTTATTCAGCCCAGTTTGACGACTCTTCAGACTTCGTGGAACTGCACTTGAAGTACCAGATATATCCACACGTTCGATAACTAGTTTGTATTTAGTGGCGACCATAGTTTTCCTCAAATTAGAGTTAGTCAATCTTCTGGCTTTCCCTGGGTTTAGGGGTGAAATCGCAGGTCCTGATTTACTACATCTTCTTACCCTCACAAGTTTTCTTCGGGACAGTGATACCAAATTAGAATTGCTCAATCTCTTTACTCCCAGATTTAACGTGGGATTAATTTTAACAGGTGTTGTTTTTGATTGATCTACTAAATTATTATCGGCTTCAGCCGTCTTTAAATCTGCATCGCATTTCTGTAGCCGATTTGCTAAACTTTCTGGTTTCTCTTTAACAGATGAGAGTTCTTTCATTAGTCTTGGATTGATGTGAACAGAAGATTTCACTTTGGTTTGATAAACTGAATTTTGTCCAACAACCACACGGCCACAGGActttttatccaaattttgaaCAGCAAAGTTTTTCATCATGTTTGGATTAAGGTGAACCGACGGCTTTGCTCCCATTCTAGGGTTGACGTGAATCCTAGGTAATTTCGGTTTGAAGTTGGGATTCACGTGAACTATTCCTGACGGCAACGACTGCTTGATGTAACTGTATTTGCTACCGTTATGTCTTTCCATTGCACACGCAGAGTGAGATTGATAGGACAACTTTTTATCCTCTTGCTTGGCAAGTGAAGTATCATGGATTCCGATTTTTTTATGTTGCTCTATCAAccctaaaattaaaataacagaAATATTGAGTTTAGAAAAATCCCAAATTTTTGGACATTGGACATGACGGAGATTAGTGAAATATCGGTATGAAAAATATGCCTACAACTAACAGCAGTAAGAAATGCAGGTTGCGTAAGTATTTTTTGCCCACATGTGCAGTATAAATTACTAATTGCGACAAAATTTCTGggataataaaattaaccgTTTAAAATACGAGCGGCCAAGATCGTCAGACCGTTTTCATGGCAGTAAATCTTGGACAACAAATTGTGGTAACGAGTTTCTACTACGTCGTAGTTGCACTTACGAGTTAGGTACGAAATTTCATTGAGAAGATTCCCTTCCATGCTGACCCCAAGTgtcataaaacaattttttaagtaCCAAATTTATTCCCTAGTGAATATTAATGTAAACACGAAGTAAAAGTAACGATATTTGGTTCAGTTTGTAACAACAATTCACACACAAAGACGCAGTTACAACTTTTCCTCAGCACACGTAACGAAAAGTGACAGGATACCCGAACTCGTCGACTGGAAACAGTGGAACGTTGCGCTCAATATGGCCGACGAGACATGGAGAAGGAGGGAGGCTGCgattcatgtatgtatgtgctATTTTAAATCGCCATTGATCGTCAACTTCAAGCCCGTTCGGTTCAACACACACAACGTAGTACGCAGTAGCGTACGGTCGTACTCCCACCAATCGGAAGAAGTAAGGTCTAGCAGGTGATTTCACAGTTGTTCGATTTGAAGTGGATTTGAAGACGTCAATGGTTAGGAAACAGATGATAGTCGCCGCGGTGTAAACAGCGTTCGATAATGTTAGAAGGAGTGAAACACGTTGTTTTAGTCTTATCCGGCAAAGGGGGTGTCGGAAAATCTACGGTCAGCACTCAGTTGGCGTTGACACTGAAGGAGGCGGGCTTCAAGGTAAATATTCACTTCCTAAACCGTTGAACAGGTTAAGTTTTAACAACCATCACGTATTGCAGGTCGGTTTACTGGACGTTGACTTATGCGGCCCTAGCATCCCTTACTTGTTGAATTTGGAGGGAAAGGATGTCCATCAATCGACCAAGGGGTAAAGCGTCACTTTGATAAATTCCGAGAAAATATACAAACATTAAATCGACAAGATGTATCTTATATCACCGCCACATGCTGTAATTTTGCTATTGGAAACAATTGAgtacttttgaaaaaactgtCGGATTTTAAGTCTGTCACGTAAGGTTTAAATACTCGTAAACACTTTAGATGGGTTCCAGTTTACGCAGATGAGGAACAAAAGTTGGCAGTTATGTCCATAGGGTTTCTTctaaaaaatcgaaacgatGGGGTTGTTTGGCGGGGACCTAAAAAAACTGGCATGATCAAGCAATTTTTGACAGATGTCGTATGGGAGGATATAGATTATCTGATTATCGACACACCGCCGGGAACATCGGACGAACACATCACAGTCATGGAAAACTTAAGGTGAATATTTTGACAAGTGACTTGCACATATTTGCTGAAATGATATTAAGCCTTTTTAAAGAGATGTATATTTAGCTTCTACTTTGAGTATATCTTTACTAATACACAAATATTCTTTCACCGTATAGGTTTCACTATCATCTTTAACtagtaaatttttgtttgaatgacaatttttatccatGGTTCAAACCTTTGTTTGTTTGTAGGGTATAATTGCACTTCAGTGAGCGCAGAGgtgataaatatatttgtatatgtataatcacgAGTAAGGGAATCACATGTCTATTAGTAACAGTCACATGTG
Proteins encoded:
- the LOC124405451 gene encoding zinc finger CCCH domain-containing protein 3 is translated as MTLGVSMEGNLLNEISYLTRLIEQHKKIGIHDTSLAKQEDKKLSYQSHSACAMERHNGSKYSYIKQSLPSGIVHVNPNFKPKLPRIHVNPRMGAKPSVHLNPNMMKNFAVQNLDKKSCGRVVVGQNSVYQTKVKSSVHINPRLMKELSSVKEKPESLANRLQKCDADLKTAEADNNLVDQSKTTPVKINPTLNLGVKRLSNSNLVSLSRRKLVRVRRCSKSGPAISPLNPGKARRLTNSNLRKTMVATKYKLVIERVDISGTSSAVPRSLKSRQTGLNKYKIDRTHLQKVKKRLSIGKSSVNLANKKASGSTTGLVRIGGILYKSSRNQLVRSRNEPQPSKRKRCIINVKGDRFVMASNGKKLRRLCTSGNNSGNLKRPNPVSRVDIGGMTFVERAPNVLVRAHTKRSISTKVKQRSIQILRNKMRKNNQPCLIFQKFGYCAGQVKSTCPRLHDKKQVALCRNFLQGKCLLDNCPMSHAVCPEKMPTCKYFLEGCCNRDQCPYLHVKVSPNTPICTQFLQGYCAEANKCKLRHVYVCPEFERSENCAKGKYCPYPHKSGSAERKQSNKSFQRKVVARKKTTKSESTVEASSCAEDRKRYYDEASSSKGDIEQKRKKILDSVKLMKRVKMAEMLGNNEGIHKGNDSNEATVTETNENNDDCIEEDSCPKRTPLGSLPAYIPID
- the LOC124405189 gene encoding cytosolic Fe-S cluster assembly factor NUBP2 homolog, whose translation is MLEGVKHVVLVLSGKGGVGKSTVSTQLALTLKEAGFKVGLLDVDLCGPSIPYLLNLEGKDVHQSTKGWVPVYADEEQKLAVMSIGFLLKNRNDGVVWRGPKKTGMIKQFLTDVVWEDIDYLIIDTPPGTSDEHITVMENLRSVKCDGAVIVTTPQAVSVDDVLREVTFCRKTGIPIIGIVENMSGFVCPTCSECTNIFSSGGGQALAEMVKVPFLGRIPIDPAVGKLADKGQSILVTLPDSELARIFRRLIEQITRSKEA